A genomic window from Carcharodon carcharias isolate sCarCar2 chromosome X, sCarCar2.pri, whole genome shotgun sequence includes:
- the LOC121273345 gene encoding zinc finger CCCH domain-containing protein 10-like isoform X2, translating to MPDNGTEEAGPSTDDICRDFLRNVCNRGKRCKFRHPDANEMSTLGLLSSDLPVNKGEIPICHDYQKGDCQRGPKCKFLHVKRDEYGYENQGMAHSQVFSPLARRYDRYDDLYSRGYDADHYDGYDAHMKRRRMEGMGFEVYDYGMQNPGAADYRFLKEENLMLQKRVEDLQKQVSNLMATNELLLEQNANLRNQVKMGMMTPMTPMTSMTPMTPTPTATAGRFTTQ from the coding sequence ATGCCAGATAACGGCACCGAGGAGGCTGGCCCCAGTACAGATGATATTTGCCGTGACTTCCTGCGCAACGTCTGCAACCGCGGTAAGCGCTGCAAGTTCCGCCACCCAGACGCTAATGAGATGTCCACCCTTGGCCTTTTATCTTCTGATCTACCCGTTAATAAAGGTGAGATTCCGATCTGCCACGACTATCAGAAGGGTGACTGTCAAAGAGGGCCCAAATGTAAGTTCCTGCACGTAAAGCGCGACGAGTATGGTTATGAAAACCAAGGTATGGCGCACAGCCAGGTGTTTTCTCCCTTGGCACGCAGATATGACCGCTATGATGACCTCTACTCTAGAGGTTATGATGCTGACCACTACGATGGCTACGACGCCCACATGAAGAGGAGAAGGATGGAGGGCATGGGGTTTGAAGTATACGACTACGGCATGCAGAATCCAGGCGCAGCTGACTACCGGTTTCTGAAGGAAGAGAATCTCATGCTGCAAAAGCGCGTTGAGGATCTCCAAAAACAGGTGTCAAACCTGATGGCCACCAATGAGCTCCTCCTGGAGCAGAATGCAAATCTCCGCAACCAAGTGAAGATGGGAATGATGACTCCCATGACCCCCATGACCTCCATGACACCTATGACCCCCACACCCACTGCAACAGCTGGGAGATTCACCACCCAGTGA
- the LOC121273345 gene encoding zinc finger CCCH domain-containing protein 10-like isoform X1, with protein sequence MADNNVVNNGKDGAGQSTEDVCRDYLRNVCYRGKTCKYLHPDINEVHDLGVKKNEFVFCHYFMNNVCTRAKCTFIHGTAEDEEYYKKTGELPLHLRSKVAETYGLSVSDLSADKSEIPVCRDYLKGDCQRGSKCRFRHFKRDNSEHDIRPSRDPPLSQPLRRYDRLDNNSGINCYEYDHRLKRRKLEGFEFEVYEYDLTSRRSVDSGYLEEENLMLRNRNEELKKQVSNLMGNNEVLLEQNAFLRNQIKAAMVNSLPTTTAGRFGHCTSPGIKTRGLWE encoded by the coding sequence ATGGCAGACAATAATGTTGTTAACAATGGCAAAGACGGGGCTGGCCAGAGCACGGAAGACGTTTGCCGGGACTACCTGCGCAATGTCTGCTATCGCGGCAAGACCTGCAAATACCTCCACCCGGACATAAATGAGGTACATGACCTAGGTGTGAAAAAGAATGAGTTTGTCTTCTGTCATTACTTTATGAATAATGTTTGTACCCGTGCAAAGTGCACATTCATACACGGGACAGCAGAGGATGAGGAATACTACAAAAAAACAGGGGAGCTTCCTTTGCACTTGCGTTCCAAGGTGGCTGAAACCTATGGTCTGTCAGTTTCTGACTTGTCTGCTGATAAAAGTGAGATTCCAGTATGCCGTGACTACCTTAAAGGTGATTGTCAAAGAGGTTCAAAATGTAGATTCCGGCACTTCAAACGTGACAATTCAGAACATGATATCAGACCGTCACGAGACCCCCCACTTTCTCAGCCATTGCGTAGATATGATCGATTGGATAATAACAGTGGTATCAATTGTTATGAGTATGATCACCGCTTGAAGAGGAGAAaattggaagggtttgagtttgaAGTGTACGAGTATGATCTCACAAGTCGACGGTCAGTTGACTCTGGATACCTGGAAGAGGAGAACCTTATGCTGCGAAACCGGAATGAGGAACTCAAAAAGCAGGTGTCAAATTTGATGGGTAACAATGAGGTGCTTTTGGAGCAGAACGCATTTCTCCGCAACCAAATAAAGGCAGCAATGGTGAACTCTTTGCCCACAACAACAGCTGGGAGATTCGGCCACTGCACTTCTCCAGGAATTAAAACAAGGGGACTTTGGGAGTAA